In the genome of Streptomyces sp. NBC_00259, the window GCCGGTGCCCCGGCCGCGACGGCCGCCCCCACTCCGTCCCCCTCCCCCTCGGCCGCGCTCCCCACCGGGCTGTACGGCACGCAGGACCCGACGTACGACGGTGTGTGGCGGCAGTCGCTGGCGCTGCTCGCGCAGGACGTCGTCAAGACCGTGCCCGCCGACCAGGCCGTCGACTGGCTGACCGGGCAGCAGTGCGCCAACGGCGGCTTCGCCTCGTACCGCGCCGACGTCACCAAGCCGTGCGACGCCAAGACGATGCTGGACACCAACGCCACCGCGGTCGCGGTGCAGGCCCTGCGCGCCCTCGGCGGACACCAGGACGCCGTGAACAAGGGCATCGGCTGGCTGAAGTCCGTCCAGAACGAGGACGGCGGCTGGAGCTACAACCCGGGCATGCCCTCCGACGCCAACTCCACGTCGATCGTGATCAGCGCCTTCGCCGCGGCGAAGGCGAGGCCGGGTGAGCTGACGTCGAAGAGCGGGAAGACGCCGTACGACGCGCTGGTCTCGTTCGCCATCCCGTGCACGGACACGGCGGGCGGCGGGGCGTTCGCCTACCAGCCGGACAAGGCGGGCAAGCTCCTCGCGAACGGCGACGCCACCGCGGCGGGCGTCCTGGCCGGGCTGGGCCGGGGCATGATCCTGGCCGGACCGAAGCCGGACGGCGAGCCCCGGTGCGCCACGCCCGCCAAGGCGACCCCCGAGCAGTCGGCGCGCAACGGCGCCGCGTACCTCGCGAAGGCGCTGGCGAAGACCGGTCACCTGGACTCGCCTCCGCTGCCCGGCGCCACCGACCCGGCCCCGAAGCCGGACTTCGGCAACACGGCGGACGCGGTGCTCGCGCTGTCGGCCGCCGGGCACTCCGACAAGGCGGCCGACGCCATACGGTGGCTGGAGCAGAACTCCGCCGCCTGGGCGAAGGAGGCCGGCCCGGCCGCGTACGCGCAGCTGATCCTCGCCGCGCACGCCTTCGGCGCAGACCCGCGTGCCTTCGGCGGCGCCGACCTGGTCCAGCAGCTGAACGCGACCGGCCCCGCGCCGGTCTCCACCACCGCGCCGGCCGCTCCGCAGGCGCAGGCCGACGACACCGCCGCGGAGTCGGGCACGGGCGGCGACAGCGCCGGGATCTGGTGGTTCATCGGCGCCGGTGTCGCGGCGGGCGCCGGGATCGGCATCCTGATCAGCGGCCGCCGCAAGAGCAAGCAGCAGTGATGCGCGGGCGACCTGCCGCGCTCGTCCTCGCGCTCTGCGCCGCACTCGCCGCCGTCGTCACGGTGCTGGGTGCGGCGGGGGCGGCGCAGGCGGCGGGCTACCGGTACTGGTCGTTCTGGCAGTCCGACGGCGGGTCCTGGGCGTACGCCACCCAGGGCCCGGCGACGGCCAGGCCGGCCGACGGCACGGTGGACGGTTTCCGCTTCTCCGTCAGCGCGGACTCGCAGGACTCGGCGAAGCCCCGCACCGCCCCGGGCTTCGCCGCGCTGTGCGCGGACACGCCCGCGAAGCCCGGCACCAAGCGGGTCGGCGTCGTCATCGACTTCGGCAGCGCCACGGACGCGCCGTCCGGCGAGACCCCGCCCGTCTCGCCGCGCGCCGGCTGCGCGCAGGTGCGTACGGACGCGAGCAGCGCCGAGGCGCTCGCCGCGGTGGCCAAGCCCCTGCGCTACAACGCGGACGCGCTGCTGTGCGCGATCGCCGGATACCCGGGGACGGGCTGCGGCGAACAGGTCTCGGCCGGGGCGCCCGCGTCGCCGGAGTCCACGTCGGCGCCTTCGGAGTCCGCATCCTCGTCCTCGTCCTCGTCTGCCGAGGAGAGCGACGGTGGCCCGTCGCTGAGCGTCCTCGCGGGCGTCGCCGCGGTCCTCGCGCTGGGCGCGGCGGCGTTCTGGCAGTCCCGCCGCCGAGGATGACTCCGCCCCAGCAGGCCCGTCCCCCGCTCGGGGACGGGGACCCGCCACCCCACCCGGCCCGTCCGGCGTCCGGGGACGGACGTCCCCGCCGTCCGTATGACGCCCGTCCGGCGTCCGAGGACGCAGTCGTCGGCCGTCCCGGCGGGACCGGCCGTCACACGGGCCGTACCGGGCCCGAGGACGGACGTCCCCGCCGTCCCGGCCAGGACGGTGACGCCGCGCGTCACGGCGGCCCTCGGGGGCGGACGCCCCACCGCGGAGCGCTGCGTGCGCCCGTGGCGGGCCGGAGCAACGCGCTGCATGCCGGGGCGTGGTGGGTGTGGGCGCTCGGTCTCGCCGTCGCCGCGTCGCGGACGACGAACCCGCTCCTCCTCGGGCTGCTCGTCGGCGTCGCCGGATACGTCGTCGCCGCACGCCGCACCGACGCGCCCTGGGCCCGTTCCTACGGCGCCTTCGTGAAGCTGGGCCTCGCCGTGATCGCCATCCGGCTGGTGTTCTCCGTCGTCCTCGGCTCACCGATCCCCGGGACGCACATCCTCCTCACCCTGCCCGAAGTCCCGCTGCCCGACTGGGCCCAGGGCATCAGGATCGGCGGCCGGGTGTCCGCCGAGCAGCTGGTGTTCGCGCTGTACGACGGGGTGAGGCTGGCGACCCTGCTGATCTGTCTCGGCGCGGCGAACGCGCTCGCCAATCCCGCCCGCCTCCTGAAGTCACTGCCGGGCGCGCTCTACGAGGCCGGAGTCGCCGTCGTCGTCGCGATGACGTTCGCGCCGAACATGGTCGCGGACGTGGTGCGGCTGCGGACCGCCCGCCGGCTGCGCGGCCGTCCCACCGGCGGCGTGAAGGCGGTCCTGCAGATCGGGCTGCCGGTGCTGGAGGGCGCGCTGGAACGGTCGGTCGCGGTGGCGGCGTCGATGGACGCGCGCGGGTACGGACGTACGGCACAGGTTCCGCCCGCGGTGCGGCACACCACCACCGCCCTCACCCTCGGCGGTCTGCTCGGGGTGTGCGCCGGCTCGTACGGACTGCTCGCCGCGAAGGGCGCGGGATACGGACTGCCGGTGCTGCTGGGCGGGTTCGCCGCGGCGGCCGGCGGGCTGTGGCTCGGTGGGCGGCGCCAGGTGCGTACCCGCTACCGCCCCGACCGCTGGGGTGCGCGGGCCTGGCTGGTGGCGGGATCGGGCGTCGCCGTCGCGGTGCTGATGATCCGCGCGGGTTCGTACGCTCCCGACGCCCTGCACCCCGGCGTCGTACCGCTGACCACGCCCGTCCTGCCGCTGTGGCCCGCCGTGGGCGTGCTGGTGGGCCTGCTGCCCGCGTTCGTCGCCCCCGTACCGCCGGCGAAGGAGTCGTCGCTGAAGGAGTCGTCGTCATGATCCGCTTCGAGAACGTCTCGGTGACCTACGGCGACCCCGCCGCGCCGCCCACGATCGCCGGGGTGGACCTGACGGTTCCGGAGGGAGAGCTGGTCCTGCTCGTCGGCCCCTCGGGAGTCGGCAAGTCGACACTCCTGGGAGCGGTCTCCGGGCTGGTGCCGCACTTCACCGGCGGCACGCTGCGGGGGCGGGTCACGGTGGACGGCCGGGACACCCGCACGCACAAGCCGCGTGAACTCGCCGACCTCGTC includes:
- a CDS encoding SCO2322 family protein, giving the protein MRGRPAALVLALCAALAAVVTVLGAAGAAQAAGYRYWSFWQSDGGSWAYATQGPATARPADGTVDGFRFSVSADSQDSAKPRTAPGFAALCADTPAKPGTKRVGVVIDFGSATDAPSGETPPVSPRAGCAQVRTDASSAEALAAVAKPLRYNADALLCAIAGYPGTGCGEQVSAGAPASPESTSAPSESASSSSSSSAEESDGGPSLSVLAGVAAVLALGAAAFWQSRRRG
- a CDS encoding prenyltransferase/squalene oxidase repeat-containing protein, translating into MSVRRSAAALAAASAVLCVAGAPAATAAPTPSPSPSAALPTGLYGTQDPTYDGVWRQSLALLAQDVVKTVPADQAVDWLTGQQCANGGFASYRADVTKPCDAKTMLDTNATAVAVQALRALGGHQDAVNKGIGWLKSVQNEDGGWSYNPGMPSDANSTSIVISAFAAAKARPGELTSKSGKTPYDALVSFAIPCTDTAGGGAFAYQPDKAGKLLANGDATAAGVLAGLGRGMILAGPKPDGEPRCATPAKATPEQSARNGAAYLAKALAKTGHLDSPPLPGATDPAPKPDFGNTADAVLALSAAGHSDKAADAIRWLEQNSAAWAKEAGPAAYAQLILAAHAFGADPRAFGGADLVQQLNATGPAPVSTTAPAAPQAQADDTAAESGTGGDSAGIWWFIGAGVAAGAGIGILISGRRKSKQQ
- a CDS encoding energy-coupling factor transporter transmembrane component T, encoding MTPPQQARPPLGDGDPPPHPARPASGDGRPRRPYDARPASEDAVVGRPGGTGRHTGRTGPEDGRPRRPGQDGDAARHGGPRGRTPHRGALRAPVAGRSNALHAGAWWVWALGLAVAASRTTNPLLLGLLVGVAGYVVAARRTDAPWARSYGAFVKLGLAVIAIRLVFSVVLGSPIPGTHILLTLPEVPLPDWAQGIRIGGRVSAEQLVFALYDGVRLATLLICLGAANALANPARLLKSLPGALYEAGVAVVVAMTFAPNMVADVVRLRTARRLRGRPTGGVKAVLQIGLPVLEGALERSVAVAASMDARGYGRTAQVPPAVRHTTTALTLGGLLGVCAGSYGLLAAKGAGYGLPVLLGGFAAAAGGLWLGGRRQVRTRYRPDRWGARAWLVAGSGVAVAVLMIRAGSYAPDALHPGVVPLTTPVLPLWPAVGVLVGLLPAFVAPVPPAKESSLKESSS